The Salegentibacter mishustinae genome includes a window with the following:
- a CDS encoding sodium:solute symporter family protein has product MELIDVLIIALYLILTLSIGIWVSKKASKGLDSYFLGGKSIKWYYLGLSNGSGMFDVSGTAWMVGILFLYGVKSFMFMWMWPIWNQIFVMMFLAVWIRRSGVMTGSEWILTRFGDDKAGRASHLIVAIFAVIASIGFIAYFFEGVGKFMTVILPWDLSLNIAEISLLNSEQSYALLIIFFTTIYTIKGGMFSVVTTEVLQYGIMVLAGVLVAGYTFVSFTDAEVNNLIPEAWKSISFGSELQGFWDEKKEPFNALIDSQGYKMFGAFIGMTLFKGFFASIAGPTPSYDMQRILSTRTVKEAAYMSGFTNLVLFVPRYLLIAAVVLLGLIFVAPEMAASGSLTGNDLEVVLPKVINNHVPVGVKGLLLAGLLAAFMSTFSAFVNAGPAYIVNDIYKKYFKPKATDRHYIKASHITSFIVVLLGVIMGFFADSINSITLWITSALYGGYVAANFLKWVWWRFNGWGYFWGMLSGLLIATFQFFMDQNKGNFVPDSFLYETAHIPAIYLFPAIFIFSLLGSFLGTYFTAPTNIETLKSFYKNVRPWGWWKPVLKELQLENTRIERNKDFGIDMLNCLIGVIWQSSMILLPIFLVVRDYHKMGLTFLIFLLSSLILKFTWLDKIRKYEN; this is encoded by the coding sequence GGCTTCTAAAGGTTTAGATTCTTACTTTCTGGGGGGTAAAAGCATCAAATGGTATTACTTAGGTCTTAGCAACGGTTCGGGTATGTTTGATGTTTCAGGTACTGCCTGGATGGTAGGAATTCTCTTTCTATACGGGGTGAAGAGTTTTATGTTTATGTGGATGTGGCCCATTTGGAATCAAATTTTTGTGATGATGTTCCTGGCGGTATGGATTAGACGATCTGGAGTGATGACGGGATCTGAGTGGATCCTTACCCGCTTTGGTGACGATAAAGCCGGCAGGGCTTCGCATCTTATTGTTGCTATCTTTGCCGTGATTGCCTCTATTGGTTTTATAGCTTATTTTTTTGAAGGTGTTGGGAAATTTATGACGGTAATCCTGCCCTGGGATCTTTCGCTCAATATTGCAGAAATAAGTCTGTTGAATTCTGAACAATCCTATGCCTTGCTTATAATTTTCTTTACTACAATCTACACTATAAAAGGAGGGATGTTTTCGGTGGTGACTACTGAAGTTTTGCAATATGGAATTATGGTTTTAGCCGGAGTCCTGGTGGCAGGATATACCTTTGTAAGTTTTACTGATGCAGAGGTGAATAATCTTATTCCTGAAGCCTGGAAAAGTATTTCATTTGGGAGCGAACTTCAGGGGTTTTGGGATGAAAAAAAAGAACCATTTAATGCGCTTATAGATTCGCAGGGCTATAAAATGTTTGGGGCTTTTATTGGAATGACCTTATTCAAAGGTTTTTTTGCCAGTATTGCCGGGCCTACTCCCAGTTACGACATGCAACGGATCCTTTCTACCAGAACAGTAAAAGAAGCCGCGTATATGAGTGGTTTTACCAACCTCGTGCTATTTGTACCACGATATCTTTTAATTGCTGCCGTGGTATTATTAGGTTTGATTTTCGTAGCGCCCGAGATGGCAGCTTCAGGCAGTTTGACGGGAAATGATTTAGAGGTAGTTTTACCAAAAGTAATTAACAATCATGTGCCCGTGGGAGTGAAAGGCTTATTGCTTGCAGGGCTTTTAGCAGCATTTATGTCAACTTTTTCTGCTTTTGTAAATGCAGGGCCGGCCTATATTGTTAATGATATTTATAAAAAATACTTTAAGCCTAAAGCAACAGATCGTCATTATATTAAAGCGAGTCATATTACTTCTTTTATAGTGGTTTTGTTGGGAGTAATTATGGGCTTCTTTGCCGATTCCATTAACTCAATAACTTTATGGATCACCAGCGCATTATATGGCGGATATGTGGCAGCCAATTTCCTAAAATGGGTTTGGTGGCGTTTTAATGGCTGGGGGTATTTTTGGGGAATGCTCTCCGGTTTGTTAATCGCCACCTTTCAATTTTTTATGGATCAAAATAAAGGAAATTTTGTTCCAGATTCATTTTTATATGAAACTGCGCACATTCCCGCGATATACCTTTTTCCGGCTATTTTTATTTTTTCTCTGTTGGGGTCTTTTTTAGGCACCTATTTTACCGCGCCAACGAATATAGAAACCTTAAAAAGTTTTTATAAGAATGTAAGACCCTGGGGATGGTGGAAACCGGTTTTAAAAGAATTGCAATTAGAAAATACCAGGATAGAAAGGAATAAAGATTTTGGGATAGATATGCTAAATTGCCTTATAGGAGTGATATGGCAATCCAGTATGATACTTTTACCAATATTTTTGGTAGTGCGGGACTACCATAAAATGGGATTAACCTTTTTGATCTTCCTTTTAAGTTCTCTTATTCTGAAATTTACCTGGTTAGACAAAATTAGAAAATATGAAAACTGA
- a CDS encoding glycoside hydrolase family 130 protein — protein MKTELTNNIPWQERPANSKEVLWRYDQNPIIDRYAIPSSNSIFNSAVVPFKDGYAGVFRCDNKAVQMNIFAGFSKNGIDWEIEHHPIDFSPGNTEMIDSDYKYDPRVTFIEDRYWITWCNGYHGPTIGIGYTFDFKEFYQCENAFLPFNRNGVLFPKKINGKYAMLSRPSDNGHTPFGDIYISYSPDMKYWGEHRCVMKVAPFEESAWQCTKIGAGPVPILTNEGWLLFYHGVINTCNGFRYSIGAAILDENEPDKVKYRSQPYLLAPAELYEMTGDVPNVIFPCAALHSEKEDKLALYYGAADTVTSVAFGHLSEIIDFVKNNTL, from the coding sequence ATGAAAACTGAATTGACGAATAATATACCCTGGCAGGAAAGGCCGGCTAACTCAAAAGAGGTGCTATGGCGTTACGATCAAAACCCTATTATAGATCGTTACGCTATACCCTCTTCAAACAGTATTTTTAACTCAGCGGTTGTTCCTTTTAAAGATGGGTATGCAGGGGTGTTTAGATGCGATAATAAAGCGGTGCAAATGAATATTTTTGCAGGTTTTAGTAAAAATGGAATCGATTGGGAAATAGAGCATCACCCTATAGATTTTAGCCCCGGGAATACCGAAATGATCGATTCAGATTATAAATATGACCCGCGGGTTACTTTTATCGAAGACCGTTACTGGATTACCTGGTGTAATGGATACCACGGGCCCACTATTGGGATTGGATATACCTTCGATTTTAAAGAGTTTTATCAGTGTGAAAATGCTTTCCTTCCTTTTAACCGAAACGGGGTTTTATTTCCGAAGAAAATTAATGGGAAATACGCCATGTTAAGCCGGCCCAGCGATAATGGTCACACTCCTTTTGGTGATATTTACATTAGCTATAGTCCCGATATGAAATATTGGGGAGAACACCGTTGCGTGATGAAGGTAGCTCCTTTTGAAGAAAGTGCCTGGCAGTGTACTAAAATTGGAGCCGGCCCTGTTCCTATTTTAACCAATGAAGGTTGGTTGCTTTTTTATCACGGGGTGATTAATACCTGCAACGGTTTCCGATATTCTATAGGTGCAGCGATTTTGGATGAAAACGAACCGGATAAGGTGAAATACCGTTCTCAGCCTTATTTGCTGGCTCCTGCAGAACTTTATGAAATGACAGGAGATGTGCCCAATGTGATTTTTCCCTGCGCAGCATTACATTCAGAAAAGGAAGATAAACTAGCGCTCTATTATGGTGCAGCAGATACCGTGACCTCGGTAGCTTTCGGCCACCTTAGTGAAATTATAGATTTTGTGAAAAATAATACCCTGTAG
- a CDS encoding family 10 glycosylhydrolase — translation MKTKLLLIALLAFGFTSCLDNVAASKKNQDNIAEEKNEDFKFWVWTTADAKRADSSYTSEFKKYSENGIEAVLINTNTDPELLSRITPLAKKEGLEVHAWIMAMNRPGDSVALQHPEWYTVSREGNSTHDTRPYVDYYQWLCPTREESRNHVLGLVEGLAKVEGVASVHLDYIRFSDIFLPIGLLPKYDLEQEEELAEFDFCYCDVCVAEFEKIHHKNPRDFENPAIDMEWKQFRLNKIKAVVDDAYEIAHENNKDLTAAVFPYPEMADHMVRQRWDKWKVDAVLPMIYHNFYNEEVDWIGFATKQGVEDLKGKNTDLHTGIYLPPMSAEDVTKAINLAKENGAKGISFFDGNALTKEQLKAIKEASK, via the coding sequence ATGAAAACTAAACTTTTATTAATTGCCTTGTTAGCTTTCGGGTTCACTTCATGCCTGGATAATGTAGCCGCCTCAAAAAAGAACCAGGACAATATTGCTGAAGAAAAAAATGAAGATTTCAAGTTTTGGGTCTGGACCACTGCCGATGCAAAAAGAGCAGATTCTTCTTATACTTCAGAATTTAAAAAATATAGTGAAAATGGAATTGAAGCGGTGCTTATAAATACGAATACCGATCCTGAGTTACTTTCTCGTATAACACCCCTGGCTAAAAAAGAAGGCCTAGAAGTTCACGCCTGGATTATGGCTATGAATCGTCCGGGAGATAGCGTAGCCCTGCAACACCCAGAATGGTATACCGTAAGTAGAGAAGGAAATTCTACCCACGATACCCGGCCTTATGTAGATTATTACCAATGGCTATGCCCTACAAGAGAAGAATCTAGAAATCACGTTTTAGGCCTGGTAGAAGGTCTTGCGAAAGTTGAGGGTGTTGCCAGCGTTCACCTGGATTATATAAGGTTTTCTGATATCTTTTTACCAATAGGCTTATTACCAAAGTATGACCTGGAACAGGAAGAAGAGCTTGCTGAATTTGATTTTTGTTACTGCGATGTGTGTGTAGCTGAATTTGAGAAAATTCACCATAAAAATCCTAGAGATTTTGAAAATCCCGCGATAGATATGGAATGGAAACAATTCCGCTTAAACAAGATCAAGGCGGTAGTTGATGACGCTTATGAAATTGCACACGAAAACAATAAAGACCTGACCGCAGCTGTTTTTCCATATCCAGAAATGGCCGATCATATGGTGCGACAACGTTGGGATAAATGGAAAGTAGATGCTGTTTTACCTATGATCTATCATAACTTTTACAATGAAGAAGTAGACTGGATAGGATTTGCTACAAAACAAGGTGTGGAAGACCTAAAAGGAAAAAACACCGATTTACACACCGGAATTTATCTGCCGCCTATGAGTGCAGAAGATGTTACAAAGGCAATTAATCTTGCTAAGGAAAATGGAGCCAAAGGTATCTCGTTTTTCGATGGGAATGCGCTTACCAAAGAACAACTCAAGGCGATAAAAGAAGCGAGTAAATAG
- a CDS encoding carbohydrate-binding family 9-like protein — MNYKLLLIFISVLAANFIYAQNPPRSYIAYKAIDEIQIDGKAEEASWKEAPKSEDFIDIEGEKTPKYQTNMKMLYDEEYLYFYAKMEEPHVWATLKQRDTVIFYNNDFEIFIDPDGDTHNYMEFEMNALNTVWDLFIVKPYREPAPVIDSWDIQGLKSAVHISGTLNDASDEDEFWSVEVAIPWDVLKEANSHNEIPEDEFWRINFSRVNWDFDLNEGTYSRKKTEEGEYLPEYNWVWSPQGVINMHEPEHWGYVYFSAENAGENDEFEIPEDEKIKWKLYEIYRKQKEYFSRKDEWASSLKEIQKGTIKLNGKILQPKLENHLTGWNISIESPFTGNHYIIKEDGKILTSKI; from the coding sequence ATGAACTATAAATTGCTCCTGATTTTTATTAGTGTTCTTGCTGCCAATTTTATCTATGCACAAAATCCTCCAAGGTCTTATATAGCCTATAAAGCTATTGATGAGATTCAAATAGACGGGAAGGCTGAGGAAGCGTCCTGGAAAGAAGCTCCAAAAAGTGAAGATTTCATAGATATTGAAGGTGAAAAAACTCCAAAATACCAAACAAATATGAAGATGTTATACGATGAGGAGTATCTGTATTTCTATGCTAAAATGGAAGAGCCTCATGTTTGGGCTACCCTAAAGCAACGCGATACCGTGATTTTCTATAACAACGATTTTGAGATTTTTATCGACCCAGATGGAGATACCCATAATTATATGGAGTTTGAAATGAATGCTCTTAACACAGTTTGGGATCTATTTATTGTAAAACCTTATCGTGAACCCGCACCGGTAATAGATAGCTGGGATATTCAGGGTTTAAAATCGGCTGTTCATATTTCGGGTACTTTAAATGATGCGTCAGATGAAGATGAATTTTGGAGTGTTGAGGTAGCAATTCCCTGGGATGTTTTAAAAGAAGCAAATTCACATAACGAAATTCCTGAAGACGAATTCTGGAGAATTAATTTTTCACGTGTAAACTGGGATTTTGATCTGAATGAAGGTACCTATTCCCGAAAGAAAACTGAAGAAGGAGAATATTTGCCTGAATATAACTGGGTATGGTCTCCTCAGGGCGTTATCAATATGCATGAACCCGAACATTGGGGCTATGTATATTTTTCTGCAGAAAATGCAGGAGAAAATGACGAATTTGAAATTCCTGAGGATGAAAAAATTAAATGGAAGCTTTATGAAATCTATCGAAAGCAGAAGGAGTATTTCAGCAGAAAGGACGAGTGGGCTTCAAGTTTAAAAGAAATTCAAAAAGGTACTATCAAGCTCAACGGAAAGATACTTCAGCCTAAACTTGAAAATCATCTAACCGGATGGAATATTTCTATAGAAAGTCCATTTACCGGGAACCATTATATCATTAAAGAAGATGGTAAAATTTTAACCTCCAAAATCTAA